One part of the Lycium ferocissimum isolate CSIRO_LF1 chromosome 8, AGI_CSIRO_Lferr_CH_V1, whole genome shotgun sequence genome encodes these proteins:
- the LOC132067562 gene encoding pentatricopeptide repeat-containing protein At1g71060, mitochondrial, giving the protein MNLQRSLSRISKTPKTLIPLLHNSTKNGHQLHKLLSFFQISTCSNDSVNTHFNSNANHQNPYHKNLEIIQEAEKICKILLKNSGVNVGDALSSAKVNVSPLLVNEVIKKLSNSGVLALSFFRWAEKQNGFEHCAESYHGLIEALGKIKQFKMVWILIDELKNKGLLCKDAFALVSRRFARARKVKEAIEAFERMEKYGLVHGLQDFNRLLDTLCKSRNVGSAQEMFDKWKNRKFKPNVKSYTILLEGWGQEKNLLRLNEVYREMEGDGIEPDVVSYGIMIHAHCKVKKYDEAILLWREMERNKIKVTPHVYCTLINGLGSEKRLAEAIKYFELYKGSGFELEVFTFNAMVGAYCWSMRMDDAYKLVDEMRRCNIGPNTRTYDIILHHLIKARRTNEAYSVFQKMSNDPGCEPTVSTYEIMVRMFCNEDRIDMALRVWDQMKAKGVLPGMHSFSTLINSFCHENRLDDACRYFQEMLDMGMRPPLPMFDNLKRALLDEGKEDTVKALWRKLEKLRKSPLVG; this is encoded by the coding sequence ATGAATCTCCAACGATCCCTTAGCCGTATTTCTAAAACCCCTAAAACCCTAATCCCTTTACTTCACAATTCCACAAAAAATGGACACCAATTACACAAATTACTctcctttttccaaatttctacTTGTAGTAATGATTCAGTGAATACCCATTTCAACTCCAATGCTAATCACCAAAACCCATATCACAAAAACCTAGAAATAATCCAAGAAGCAGAAAAAATCtgcaaaattttattaaaaaacagTGGTGTAAATGTTGGTGATGCTTTAAGTTCTGCTAAAGTAAATGTGAGTCCTTTATTAGTTAATGAAGTTATAAAGAAGCTCAGTAATTCTGGTGTTTTAGCTTTATCTTTCTTTCGTTGGGCCGAAAAACAAAACGGATTTGAGCATTGTGCAGAGAGTTATCATGGTTTAATTGAAGCATTAGGGAAAATCAAACAGTTTAAAATGGTTTGGATTTTAATTGATGAGTTGAAAAACAAAGGGTTATTGTGTAAAGACGCATTTGCCCTTGTATCGCGGAGATTTGCTCGTGCTAGGAAGGTTAAAGAAGCCATCGAGGCGTTTGAGAGAATGGAGAAATATGGGTTGGTTCATGGATTGCAAGATTTTAATAGATTGCTTGATACATTGTGTAAGTCTAGGAATGTTGGGAGTGCTCAAGAGATGTTTGATAAATGGAAGAATAGGAAATTTAAGCCTAATGTTAAGTCGTATACGATATTGTTAGAAGGGTGGGGTCAAGAAAAGAATTTGTTGAGGTTGAACGAAGTTTATCGCGAGATGGAGGGTGATGGTATTGAGCCGGATGTGGTGAGTTATGGGATTATGATCCATGCTCATTGCAAGGTTAAAAAGTATGATGAGGCGATTTTGTTGTGGCGCGAAATGGAGAGGAATAAGATTAAGGTGACGCCTCATGTGTATTGCACGTTGATAAATGGTTTGGGGTCGGAGAAAAGGTTGGCTGAGGCGATTAAGTATTTCGAGCTGTATAAGGGTAGTGGTTTTGAGCTTGAGGTGTTTACGTTTAATGCGATGGTGGGAGCTTATTGTTGGTCTATGCGTATGGATGATGCATATAAGTTAGTTGATGAGATGAGGAGATGTAACATTGGTCCGAATACCCGAACATATGATATCATTCTTCACCATCTTATAAAGGCCAGGAGAACGAATGAAGCTTATTCGGTGTTTCAGAAAATGAGCAATGATCCGGGCTGTGAACCGACTGTGAGTACGTACGAGATAATGGTGAGGATGTTCTGCAACGAGGACCGGATAGATATGGCTCTTAGGGTATGGGATCAGATGAAAGCTAAGGGAGTTCTTCCCGGAATGCATTCGTTTTCCACATTGATTAACAGCTTTTGCCATGAGAATAGATTGGATGATGCCTGCAGATACTTTCAAGAGATGCTTGATATGGGCATGAGACCTCCACTTCCGATGTTTGATAATCTAAAACGCGCACTTCTTGACGAGGGAAAAGAGGATACTGTTAAAGCTTTGTGGAGGAAACTTGAGAAACTAAGAAAAAGTCCTTTAGTTGGATAA
- the LOC132066138 gene encoding putative fasciclin-like arabinogalactan protein 20 — translation MAALNHFCLFILTVAFASFLYLSAVNGQHSPEMESVINATNAMSSSGYITMSAINTKLHKSLFHWTKLNLTGFTIFAPIESAFTCNNVSGKREAPSFETVLHYSPVYLPYRTLCFLTEIPTIFVNKYLVVTSEILDSEISIGFVKISVPPIYDDGYVIIYSVDQVFDISFTKDKKVVHKKSSSNGSITRDPEL, via the exons ATGGCAGCTCTCAACCATTTCTGTCTCTTCATCCTCACCGTTGCTTTTGCTTCATTCCTTTATCTCTCCGCCGTTAACGGCCAGCACTCACCGGAAATGGAATCAGTAATCAACGCAACAAACGCAATGTCCAGCTCAGGCTACATCACTATGTCCGCCATTAATACAAAGCTTCACAAATCTCTCTTCCATTGGACTAAACTCAACCTCACTGGCTTCACTATCTTCGCTCCTATCGAATCCGCTTTTACCTGTAATAATGTCTCCG GTAAGAGAGAAGCTCCGTCTTTCGAAACTGTTCTTCACTATTCCCCTGTTTATCTCCCTTACCGTACGCTCTGTTTTTTGACGGAAATCCCTACTATTTTTGTTAACAAATATCTCGTCGTTACTAGTGAAATCCTTGATTCTGAGATCTCAATTGGCTTCGTTAAAATCTCTGTACCGCCGATCTATGATGACGGTTATGTCATTATTTACTCTGTTGATCAAGTATTCGACATCAGTTTCACTAAGGATAAAAAAGTAGTGCATAAGAAGAGCTCATCAAATGGAAGTATTACTCGAGATCCAGAACTTTGA
- the LOC132066139 gene encoding putative fasciclin-like arabinogalactan protein 20, with product MASFFFIIFFFTSLLTFSTSQTTTQPPPPPPQSLLNAVETLSNTGHISMSLTLSLITDTILSRTTTNSLTIFTPPDTSFSNFGQPSLSHILLHFTPISLSLSSLQSLPFSSKIPSLSPSNSLYITTLPSNTNQISINSVNIITPPIYDDGFVVIFAIDDFFKQNFTRPENPNLKPGHHSQCTTLDSFSRFYEVSLHLKSKGYLIMSSFLELQLIGFFSNRVGLKLTVFAPVDDAIIGFSGDFPEYQLIFLRHLVPCVLYWSDLIDMENGTNNEFKTYVNGFNLEIRKVNDVSFVNGVEISYPDLYYNDWLVVHGLQSMIPLPDEIDDEMDDDNNIDKPERTVDVSIAPDRSEF from the coding sequence ATggcttcatttttcttcatcatttttttcttcacttcactTCTCACATTTTCCACTTCACAAACCACCACCcaaccacccccacccccaccacaaTCCCTTCTCAACGCAGTCGAAACACTCTCAAACACAGGCCACATTTCAATGTCACTAACACTCTCACTTATCACTGACACAATCCTCTCACGCACCACTACAAACTCACTCACTATCTTCACACCACCCGATACTTCTTTTTCTAACTTCGGTCAACCTTCACTTTCACATATCCTTCTTCACTTCACTCCCATTTCACTTTCATTGTCTTCTTTACAATCTCTACccttttcttccaaaatccCTTCACTTTCACCCTCTAATTCCCTTTATATTACCACTTTGCCATCCAATACCAACCAAATCTCAATCAACAGCGTTAACATCATCACTCCCCCTATTTACGATGATGGGTTTGTCGTCATTTTCGCtattgatgatttctttaaacaGAATTTCACCCGACCCGAAAACCCGAATTTGAAACCCGGTCATCATTCTCAATGTACCACGTTAGATTCATTTTCTCGGTTTTATGAAGTGTCATTGCATTTAAAGTCAAAAGGGTATCTGATTATGTCATCTTTTTTGGAGTTACAGTTAATCGGGTTTTTTTCGAACCGGGTCGGGTTGAAGTTAACGGTTTTCGCTCCGGTTGACGATGCGATTATCGGGTTTTCGGGTGATTTTCCGGAGTATCAGTTGATTTTTTTGAGACATTTGGTACCATGTGTGTTGTATTGGAGTGATTTAATTGATATGGAAAATGGAACTAATAATGAGTTTAAGACTTATGTTAATGGGTTTAATTTGGAGATAAGGAAGGTTAATGATGTGAGTTTTGTTAATGGAGTTGAGATTAGTTATCCGGATTTGTATTATAATGATTGGTTAGTTGTGCATGGGTTACAAAGTATGATACCTTTACctgatgaaattgatgatgaaatggatgatgataataatattgATAAACCTGAGAGAACGGTCGATGTTTCTATTGCACCTGATCGTAGTGAATTCTGA
- the LOC132067563 gene encoding beta-glucuronosyltransferase GlcAT14B, protein MGAEKKWLYALFCAAFVSLLIFLSSISGFSSSYYAFSSHRRFATPVNHGPGHPPAFAYYISGGGGDSDRIFRLLLAVYHPRNRYLLHIGVDGSDKERRKLGMLVKSVPVIQAFGNVDVIGKPDPVTYMGSTNIAAMLRAVSILLKVDGGWDWFVNLSANDYPLITQDDLSHVLSSVSRDLNFIDHTSDLGWKEGQRVKPIVVDPGLYLARNTQIFYATEKRPLPEAFKVFTGSPWVVLSRPFLEFCVFGWDNLPRTLLMYFTNAVLSQEVYFHSVVCNSPEFKNTTVNRDMRYMVWDNPPKMEPLFLNTSDYDLMAQSGAAFARQFNKDEAVLDMIDQNILKRSQNRVTPGAWCTGRKSWRMDPCSRWGDVNVLKPGPQVKTLGDSVQRLLQDLSSQSNQCR, encoded by the exons ATGGGAGCTGAGAAAAAATGGTTATATGCACTTTTTTGTGCAGCATTTGTATCATTACTCATATTTTTATCTTCCATTTCAGGTTTTAGTTCATCATACTATGCATTTTCATCACACAGGAGGTTTGCCACGCCCGTAAATCACGGGCCGGGCCATCCTCCTGCATTTGCATACTATATATCAGGTGGTGGAGGTGATAGTGACAGGATTTTTAGACTGTTGTTAGCTGTGTATCATCCTAGGAATAGGTATTTGTTACACATTGGTGTTGATGGTAGTGATAAAGAAAGGAGGAAACTTGGGATGTTAGTGAAATCTGTGCCAGTAATTCAGGCTTTTGGGAATGTTGATGTGATTGGAAAGCCTGATCCAGTTACTTATATGGGGTCGACTAATATAGCGGCTATGCTAAGGGCGGTATCGATTTTGTTGAAAGTTGATGGTGGATGGGATTGGTTTGTTAATTTAAGTGCCAATGATTATCCTTTAATTACTCAAGATG ATTTATCTCATGTCCTCTCATCTGTTAGTAGAGACCTAAATTTCATCGACCACACCAGCGACCTTGGATGGAAAGA GGGTCAACGCGTAAAGCCCATTGTAGTTGATCCAGGGCTTTACCTAGCACGAAATACGCAAATCTTTTATGCCACCGAAAAGCGGCCACTGCCTGAGGCTTTCAAAGTTTTTACTG GCTCTCCTTGGGTTGTCTTGAGCCGACCGTTTCTCGAGTTCTGTGTTTTCGGATGGGACAACCTTCCTAGAACCCTTCTAATGTATTTTACTAATGCAGTGTTGTCACAAGAAGTCTATTTCCATTCTGTTGTTTGCAATTCGCCAGAGTTTAAGAATACGACGGTTAATCGTGACATGAGATATATGGTCTGGGATAACCCCCCTAAGATGGAGCCGCTTTTCCTTAACACTTCGGATTATGATCTGATGGCGCAAAGCGGAGCTGCATTTGCTAGACAGTTTAATAAAGACGAggcggtacttgacatgattgATCAGAATATCCTTAAGCGCAGCCAGAATAGAGTGACCCCGGGTGCATGGTGCACCGGTCGGAAGAGTTGGAGGATGGATCCTTGTTCCCGATGGGGCGATGTCAACGTGTTGAAACCCGGACCTCAAGTGAAAACATTAGGTGATTCTGTACAAAGACTGCTTCAAGATTTGAGCTCACAATCAAATCAATGCAGATGA